One genomic region from Nitrospira sp. encodes:
- a CDS encoding GGDEF domain-containing protein, whose product MEATPVGLANMADVPFVRLVIGWLGLFIAAGVGVAGLLCWPYSQDLARRKQDGAPSAYDGLTGLPTRRLFLVLLKQALSRAETTKRHVAVLLCALEQFRPLSTSSAAPSMTLVVRVQAARIKSALRPHDVVARLDEYTFAVIADNLESPDEARLIAEKIQKAIALPLLVEGQELLISCRIGGIVGPQKGTDAESFLGAASRALSESQAADASIAFASDLSSPFLSPSSHVPTGRVRHYADARH is encoded by the coding sequence ATGGAGGCGACACCGGTCGGTCTTGCGAACATGGCCGACGTTCCCTTCGTGCGGCTTGTCATCGGATGGTTGGGTCTTTTCATCGCTGCCGGAGTTGGGGTGGCCGGACTCTTGTGTTGGCCTTATAGTCAGGACCTTGCACGGCGCAAGCAGGATGGTGCGCCATCGGCGTACGATGGTCTGACCGGTCTTCCAACCAGACGGCTTTTTCTTGTACTTCTCAAACAGGCGCTGAGCAGGGCTGAGACGACTAAGCGGCACGTTGCTGTCTTGCTGTGTGCCTTGGAACAGTTCCGCCCGCTGTCCACCTCCTCAGCCGCCCCAAGTATGACGCTGGTCGTGCGAGTGCAAGCCGCCCGCATCAAAAGCGCTTTGCGACCTCACGACGTGGTGGCACGCTTGGACGAATACACCTTCGCCGTCATCGCCGACAATCTCGAATCGCCGGACGAGGCTCGATTGATCGCCGAGAAAATCCAGAAGGCCATAGCGCTTCCACTGTTGGTCGAGGGCCAGGAGTTGCTGATTTCCTGCCGAATAGGAGGAATCGTGGGACCGCAAAAGGGGACTGATGCCGAGTCATTCCTTGGTGCCGCGTCACGAGCCCTCTCGGAGAGTCAAGCAGCCGACGCCTCTATTGCATTTGCGTCGGATCTATCATCGCCTTTCCTCTCGCCGTCAAGCCATGTCCCCACAGGCCGAGTGCGTCACTACGCGGACGCGCGGCATTAG
- a CDS encoding flagellar basal body L-ring protein FlgH codes for MVTLALSLNLSLPCRSTGLGVIAVLLLQGCSSPPNVASKVVVAPLPPPKTVGSLWQEENGRAYLYEDLRAMRIGDILTVKIVEKHKGSKSADTEAQRESTIKNSLVGSAMGYIGIPGIRLSDETRRGMGIDASASNKFGGKGATSREGTLTGTISAIVTEVLPNGDLRVEGRREVTVNSEKQLMSIGGIVRRVDVDTKNTVLSSAIADARIEYSGLGVLDDVQRPGWFIRILDWVYPF; via the coding sequence GTGGTGACTCTCGCTCTGTCCCTTAACCTAAGCCTGCCTTGCCGATCCACGGGTCTTGGTGTCATTGCGGTGCTGCTCCTTCAGGGATGTTCGAGTCCGCCGAATGTCGCGAGCAAAGTCGTCGTGGCTCCATTGCCGCCGCCGAAGACGGTGGGTTCGCTCTGGCAAGAAGAGAACGGGCGGGCCTATCTCTATGAGGACCTCCGCGCGATGCGCATCGGCGATATCCTTACCGTAAAGATCGTCGAAAAACACAAAGGATCGAAGTCGGCGGATACGGAGGCCCAACGCGAGTCGACGATTAAGAATAGTCTCGTCGGCAGTGCGATGGGATATATCGGAATACCGGGCATACGATTGAGCGATGAGACTCGACGGGGGATGGGAATCGACGCCAGCGCCAGTAATAAATTCGGTGGAAAAGGCGCGACGAGTCGTGAAGGGACTCTAACCGGGACCATTTCCGCGATCGTGACCGAAGTGCTTCCCAACGGCGATCTCCGTGTCGAGGGGCGTCGTGAAGTGACTGTCAACAGCGAAAAGCAGTTGATGAGCATCGGCGGCATCGTGCGGCGAGTCGATGTTGATACAAAGAATACGGTTCTATCATCCGCCATCGCCGACGCCAGAATCGAATATTCCGGTCTCGGTGTGCTTGACGACGTGCAGCGACCAGGGTGGTTCATTCGCATTCTCGATTGGGTCTATCCGTTCTGA
- a CDS encoding MinD/ParA family protein, with amino-acid sequence MSKDLSWEGGSSTHVIAVSSGKGGVGKSNVVANLAVALTKLGKRVLILDADLGLGNLDVLLGLVPRHTIEDVLVGTHTLDEIVLKGPGGIHVLPASSGVPRLTSLTEAQQLMIQEQLAQLTSEMDVLLIDTGAGISPNVTFFASAADETMIVVTPEPTSLTDAYALIKVLARQYRERRFKVLVNQAKSPREAAEVFGKLDVAVDHFLHVTVELVGAIPYDDYVHLAVMQQKALSELFPDAPAAQAFKRLAQQIIQWQRAGLPKSSVQLVWQRAATPAGD; translated from the coding sequence TTGAGTTGGGAAGGTGGCTCGTCCACTCACGTCATCGCGGTCTCCAGCGGCAAGGGAGGCGTGGGGAAGTCCAATGTGGTCGCGAATCTTGCCGTTGCACTCACGAAGCTTGGAAAGCGCGTGCTGATTTTGGATGCCGACCTCGGCTTGGGGAATCTCGATGTCCTCCTGGGGCTGGTTCCACGGCATACCATCGAAGATGTATTGGTGGGCACCCATACGCTCGACGAGATCGTGCTCAAAGGTCCGGGGGGCATTCATGTCCTTCCGGCCAGTTCCGGTGTGCCGCGCCTCACGTCGCTGACGGAAGCCCAACAGTTGATGATCCAGGAGCAACTGGCGCAGCTTACCTCAGAGATGGACGTGCTGTTGATCGATACCGGTGCGGGCATCTCGCCGAACGTCACCTTCTTTGCCTCTGCGGCGGATGAGACGATGATCGTCGTCACGCCGGAGCCGACATCGCTCACGGATGCCTATGCACTGATCAAAGTCTTGGCTCGCCAGTATCGGGAACGCCGCTTCAAAGTGTTGGTGAATCAGGCCAAGAGTCCCCGCGAAGCGGCCGAGGTGTTCGGTAAGTTGGATGTGGCGGTGGATCATTTTCTTCATGTGACCGTCGAATTGGTCGGAGCGATCCCCTATGACGATTATGTGCATTTGGCGGTCATGCAACAGAAGGCGCTCTCTGAGTTATTCCCTGATGCACCGGCAGCCCAAGCCTTCAAGCGGTTAGCACAACAGATCATCCAGTGGCAGAGGGCGGGTCTCCCCAAGAGTTCCGTACAGCTCGTCTGGCAACGAGCGGCAACGCCCGCGGGCGACTGA
- the flgA gene encoding flagellar basal body P-ring formation chaperone FlgA, with the protein MSGFLPILIMLLLPGIFDVTAVVAGPSGESRATSPMSRTAIHRAADSVVERTAPSEVSPDLIRKAIQKHLESEWGRKVKTVHVTVLEPADPVMIPGGTVELHVIPGPTEEGLGRRLFHVEAVANGKPLRTIQVMADIAAMIDAVVATRLLKTDELIEMGDLKTVGMKVHQVNHPFITDQGEVIGKSASRPLPPDTPLRAAFVKLPLVIKKGDRVLIEARRGGLSIRAYGVTKSSGQIGQTIMVANLDSGRELRAKVIAPNLVQVEF; encoded by the coding sequence ATGTCCGGATTCTTACCGATCCTGATCATGCTCCTTTTGCCAGGAATCTTCGATGTGACGGCGGTAGTTGCGGGACCGAGTGGCGAATCTCGCGCGACTTCGCCGATGTCTCGAACTGCGATTCATCGCGCGGCCGACAGCGTTGTGGAACGAACGGCTCCCAGCGAGGTCAGTCCCGATCTGATTAGGAAGGCCATTCAGAAGCATCTGGAGAGCGAGTGGGGGCGCAAGGTCAAGACCGTGCATGTAACGGTCCTGGAACCAGCTGACCCTGTGATGATTCCCGGTGGGACGGTGGAATTACATGTTATTCCCGGCCCCACGGAAGAAGGCTTAGGCCGGCGCCTGTTTCATGTAGAGGCGGTGGCGAACGGAAAACCTCTGAGGACGATCCAAGTGATGGCTGATATTGCGGCGATGATCGATGCGGTCGTGGCGACCCGCTTGCTGAAGACCGACGAACTGATCGAGATGGGAGATCTCAAGACTGTCGGAATGAAGGTTCATCAGGTCAACCATCCTTTCATTACGGATCAAGGTGAGGTCATAGGAAAAAGCGCCTCACGACCTCTTCCGCCGGATACTCCGTTGCGCGCCGCATTCGTGAAGCTTCCGTTGGTGATCAAAAAGGGCGATCGAGTCCTCATCGAAGCGCGACGTGGGGGGCTCTCGATTCGGGCCTATGGCGTGACGAAATCGAGCGGACAAATCGGGCAGACCATCATGGTCGCCAATCTGGATTCCGGCAGAGAGCTGAGGGCTAAAGTCATTGCTCCCAATCTCGTTCAGGTGGAGTTCTAG
- a CDS encoding type II toxin-antitoxin system RelE/ParE family toxin — MKRACKDVLTIHVFDSICIVCHTPQVKRWDVEIAREFQPEFDEFPEDVQDEILAHARLIEEFGPELGRPRADTLKGSRHANMKELRFHAADGVWRVAFAFDPRRHAILLVAGDKSGGSERRFYEELIRKADKRLDAHLGRLKQGRKQL; from the coding sequence GTGAAGCGCGCTTGCAAAGATGTCTTGACGATACATGTGTTTGACAGCATATGTATTGTGTGCCATACTCCACAGGTGAAGAGATGGGATGTCGAGATAGCTCGGGAATTCCAGCCGGAGTTCGATGAATTCCCTGAAGACGTCCAGGACGAAATTTTGGCCCACGCGCGCCTGATCGAAGAATTCGGCCCTGAGCTCGGCCGTCCCCGTGCGGACACGCTCAAAGGGTCGCGTCATGCGAACATGAAAGAACTGCGCTTCCACGCCGCTGATGGGGTCTGGCGTGTCGCCTTTGCCTTTGATCCCCGCCGACACGCCATTCTGCTTGTCGCCGGGGATAAATCAGGCGGAAGCGAAAGACGTTTCTACGAAGAACTCATCCGGAAGGCGGATAAGCGGTTGGATGCCCATCTCGGACGATTGAAACAGGGAAGGAAACAACTGTGA
- the flgM gene encoding flagellar biosynthesis anti-sigma factor FlgM, whose translation MQISGHGKVDHLAKLLLGVQDTESSGVRPAAASTQVRKDEVQISAQAKELQRIRELANQPDPERAEHVERIKHALNSGTYDVSGRAVGDALITQALTEAILRGSST comes from the coding sequence ATGCAGATTTCAGGTCATGGGAAGGTAGATCATCTTGCAAAGCTGTTGCTTGGGGTTCAGGACACCGAGAGTTCAGGGGTGCGACCAGCGGCTGCCAGCACCCAGGTGCGTAAAGATGAGGTTCAGATTTCCGCCCAGGCGAAGGAGCTTCAACGGATTCGGGAGCTGGCCAATCAGCCTGATCCTGAGAGGGCTGAACATGTGGAGCGCATCAAGCACGCGCTTAACAGCGGTACGTACGATGTCAGTGGCCGTGCGGTTGGAGATGCCCTCATTACGCAGGCTCTGACCGAGGCCATACTCCGAGGCTCTTCGACCTGA
- the flgG gene encoding flagellar basal-body rod protein FlgG, with protein MIRAMWTAATGMTAQQINVDTIAHNLANVNTNSFKRSRAEFADLLYQIQRLPGTNASNVGVFPVGIQVGAGVRPTTVAKEWLQGNMRQTNNELDLAIDGNGFFQVSRPDGTIMYTRNGSFKRDNVGNLVTGDGDLLNPVITIPSGALKVDIGQDGTVSVLLPGVTQASQVGQIQLTRFDNPSGLVAMGNNLFIDSFASGPPTQGTGGFTTGFGTIQQGFLESSNVNLAEEMVNMIIAQRSYEINSKTIQASDEMMAIANNLRR; from the coding sequence ATGATTCGTGCCATGTGGACAGCGGCGACCGGCATGACGGCGCAGCAGATCAACGTCGACACCATCGCGCACAACCTCGCCAACGTCAACACCAACTCATTTAAACGCAGCCGGGCGGAATTTGCCGACTTGCTCTATCAAATTCAACGCCTTCCCGGCACGAATGCATCCAACGTGGGCGTATTTCCCGTCGGCATCCAAGTCGGGGCCGGGGTGCGTCCAACGACGGTGGCGAAAGAATGGCTGCAAGGCAATATGCGTCAAACGAATAACGAACTGGACTTGGCGATCGACGGCAACGGCTTTTTCCAAGTGTCTCGTCCCGACGGAACGATCATGTACACCAGAAATGGTTCCTTCAAACGCGACAACGTGGGCAACCTTGTGACCGGTGATGGCGATCTACTAAACCCCGTCATCACGATTCCGTCCGGCGCACTGAAGGTGGATATCGGTCAGGACGGCACGGTCTCGGTCTTACTTCCCGGCGTGACGCAAGCGTCACAGGTCGGCCAGATTCAACTCACACGATTCGACAATCCTTCCGGGTTGGTCGCCATGGGAAACAATCTCTTTATCGACAGTTTTGCATCGGGACCTCCAACACAGGGGACAGGCGGCTTCACCACCGGATTCGGCACGATTCAGCAGGGATTCCTGGAGAGCTCGAATGTCAACCTCGCCGAGGAAATGGTCAACATGATCATCGCCCAGCGAAGTTACGAGATTAACTCCAAGACGATTCAGGCATCCGACGAAATGATGGCCATTGCCAACAATCTCAGACGATAA
- a CDS encoding DUF1902 domain-containing protein, whose product MERIVNLHIEKLPEGVYLATSDVIQGLVVQGRTIQETIEIARDVAKKLLEAKQEHEGEPPLPPARDEFDYPLIVNA is encoded by the coding sequence ATGGAGCGCATCGTCAACCTCCATATTGAAAAACTCCCTGAGGGCGTCTATCTCGCAACGTCCGACGTCATACAGGGACTTGTGGTGCAAGGACGTACCATTCAAGAAACCATCGAGATTGCCCGCGATGTCGCCAAAAAGCTCTTGGAAGCCAAACAGGAGCACGAAGGAGAGCCTCCTCTGCCACCCGCCCGTGATGAATTCGATTATCCCCTCATCGTCAATGCCTAA
- a CDS encoding XRE family transcriptional regulator gives MTTHVHDIMKGLSPTRRKKIEARATELIGEEMSLRDLRQALTLTQQRMAKTLGIGQDGVSRLEQRSDLLLSTLRSYIEAMGGQLLLIAEFPDREPVALSGLSTMETAPHRTRRPSRLRRTRTHAVQS, from the coding sequence GTGACAACCCATGTACACGACATCATGAAGGGCTTGAGTCCCACGCGGCGCAAGAAGATCGAAGCGCGCGCCACCGAGCTGATTGGCGAAGAAATGTCTCTCCGGGATCTCCGACAGGCCTTAACCCTCACGCAGCAGCGTATGGCCAAAACTCTCGGCATTGGCCAGGATGGTGTGTCGCGTCTCGAACAACGCAGTGATTTGCTGTTGTCCACTCTGCGAAGCTACATTGAAGCCATGGGTGGTCAGCTGTTACTGATCGCAGAGTTCCCCGACCGCGAGCCCGTCGCGCTCTCAGGACTATCCACCATGGAAACGGCCCCTCACCGTACCCGACGTCCCAGCCGCCTGAGGCGTACACGTACCCACGCCGTTCAATCGTAA
- a CDS encoding SBBP repeat-containing protein, which yields MRHPIFLRLLTITLVVLGPVGRSEAAVSPPNPAPALSTSHMAATLMRLPLQFEANQGQVDEQVTFLARGTGYRLFLTPSESVLVLQQREPTREPAQQGRGEPIARPEPPAIKQAVVRMKLEGANPTPAVEGKEPLPGIVNYFIGNDPAKWRTNIPIYAKVQYQEVYPGVDLAYYGNQGTLEYDFIVAPGADPDQIRLAFEGASDIHVADSGALLLATDLGDLLVQKPVIYQLEPDGHKTLVAGHYLVERQVANVRSARSASNPQDSTLPKIGIQLAAYDRTKPLVIDPVLLYSTYLGGSDNGDQGLGIAVDGSGQAYVTGITLSVDFPTLNASQPAPGGIVDAFVTKLSASVTNQPPVCGAAQANPAALWAPNHQLVPIAIMGVTDPDGDSVTITVTGVTQDEPVKGKGDGNTSPDAVIQVGAASVRAERSGSGNGHVYQISFKADDGQGSSCGGAVTVGVPHSQKKGLTAIDDGQLYTSTSP from the coding sequence ATGCGTCACCCCATCTTTCTGCGGCTACTGACCATCACGCTCGTCGTCCTCGGCCCCGTGGGCAGGAGCGAGGCAGCCGTGTCTCCACCAAACCCGGCACCGGCTCTCTCGACATCTCACATGGCCGCGACCCTGATGCGGCTGCCGCTCCAGTTTGAAGCCAATCAGGGCCAGGTGGATGAACAAGTCACGTTCCTGGCTCGCGGCACCGGCTACCGCCTCTTTCTCACCCCATCCGAATCGGTCCTGGTGTTGCAACAGCGGGAACCGACCAGGGAGCCGGCTCAACAAGGGCGCGGTGAGCCTATCGCCAGGCCGGAGCCGCCGGCGATCAAGCAGGCGGTCGTGCGGATGAAATTGGAGGGAGCGAATCCCACGCCGGCCGTGGAAGGCAAGGAACCACTTCCGGGGATCGTGAATTATTTCATCGGCAATGACCCGGCCAAGTGGCGGACCAACATTCCCATCTACGCCAAGGTCCAGTACCAAGAGGTCTACCCGGGCGTCGATCTCGCCTATTATGGGAACCAGGGCACATTGGAGTACGACTTCATCGTGGCGCCGGGGGCCGACCCGGATCAGATCAGGCTGGCCTTCGAAGGGGCATCCGACATCCATGTGGCCGACAGCGGTGCTCTTCTCCTCGCGACCGACCTGGGCGACCTGCTGGTCCAGAAGCCGGTCATCTACCAACTCGAACCGGATGGGCACAAGACGCTCGTCGCCGGGCACTACCTCGTCGAGCGGCAGGTCGCCAATGTGCGCTCCGCGCGGTCCGCGTCCAACCCTCAGGACTCAACCCTTCCCAAAATCGGCATCCAGCTCGCGGCCTATGATCGCACCAAACCCCTCGTCATCGATCCGGTCTTGCTCTACTCCACCTACCTCGGCGGCAGTGATAATGGCGATCAAGGGTTGGGCATCGCGGTGGACGGGAGCGGCCAGGCTTATGTGACAGGCATCACTTTGTCCGTGGACTTTCCCACGCTCAATGCGAGCCAGCCCGCTCCCGGAGGGATCGTGGATGCCTTCGTGACCAAACTCAGTGCCTCGGTGACGAACCAGCCTCCCGTCTGTGGCGCGGCCCAGGCCAATCCCGCCGCTCTCTGGGCGCCCAATCATCAGTTGGTCCCGATCGCCATCATGGGGGTGACCGATCCGGATGGGGATTCGGTGACGATCACCGTGACCGGCGTGACCCAGGACGAGCCGGTCAAGGGCAAGGGCGACGGCAACACCAGTCCCGATGCGGTGATTCAGGTCGGCGCAGCCTCGGTGCGCGCCGAACGATCCGGGAGCGGCAACGGCCACGTCTATCAAATCTCGTTCAAGGCCGACGACGGCCAGGGCAGTTCCTGTGGTGGCGCAGTCACAGTTGGCGTGCCCCATAGCCAGAAGAAAGGGCTGACCGCGATCGACGACGGCCAGCTCTATACCTCGACGAGTCCATAA
- a CDS encoding type II toxin-antitoxin system HicA family toxin, producing MGRLAGFTYREIVQRLKALGFQFNRQAAGSHEIWFNPSTLRYTTIPNHPGNMPEGTLRAILKQAGVSPAEFLDD from the coding sequence ATGGGGCGACTGGCTGGCTTTACGTATCGAGAAATCGTTCAACGGCTCAAAGCCCTTGGATTTCAGTTCAATCGTCAGGCTGCAGGCAGTCACGAGATTTGGTTCAATCCGTCCACTCTTCGGTACACGACCATTCCTAACCATCCAGGCAACATGCCCGAGGGCACTCTGCGTGCTATCCTCAAGCAAGCCGGTGTGTCCCCTGCCGAATTCCTAGACGACTGA
- a CDS encoding flagellar basal body P-ring protein FlgI, translating into MFTRLAPTLSVLILTGCLLIPSSADAVRIKDIGVIEGVRENQLIGYGLVVGLDSTGDRVIGGQFTIQAMMSMLNKMGVNLVIDPIQLLTRNIASVMVTAKLPPFSKPGMTLDAVVSSMANAKSLQGGTLLLTPLKAANQQVFAVAQGPVSIGGFLGGTGGPGGATVAKNHQAAGLVPGGAIIEKELLVNIDSWETVSVLLRQPDFTTAIRTAEAIESTFGKGSASAVNAGSIKATIPQSFQGRVVEYIASIEGLDVTVDAVAKVVVNERTGTVVLGEHVRISTCAISHGNLTISVKNTLNVSQPLAPLIGSSAGQTTVTPDVQTEVKEQESRLMVVDETVTLGEVVRALNAVGVTPRDLVAILSALKSSGALQANLEVI; encoded by the coding sequence ATGTTCACACGACTTGCCCCGACCTTGAGCGTGCTGATACTGACTGGTTGTCTCCTAATTCCCTCCAGCGCCGATGCAGTGAGGATCAAGGATATCGGCGTGATCGAAGGGGTGCGCGAAAACCAGCTGATCGGATACGGTTTGGTGGTCGGTCTGGACAGTACCGGCGACCGAGTGATCGGTGGACAGTTCACGATTCAGGCGATGATGTCCATGTTGAACAAAATGGGCGTGAACCTGGTGATCGATCCCATCCAGTTACTGACCAGAAATATCGCCTCAGTCATGGTCACCGCCAAGCTTCCTCCATTTTCGAAGCCGGGGATGACGCTGGATGCAGTCGTGTCGTCGATGGCGAACGCCAAGAGTCTGCAAGGGGGGACACTCTTGCTCACACCCTTGAAGGCGGCAAACCAACAAGTGTTTGCCGTCGCGCAGGGGCCGGTCTCCATCGGCGGTTTTCTCGGCGGGACGGGCGGCCCGGGAGGGGCTACAGTCGCCAAGAATCATCAGGCGGCCGGTTTAGTTCCGGGGGGAGCCATCATCGAGAAAGAGCTGCTGGTCAACATCGACTCTTGGGAAACGGTTTCCGTACTCCTACGGCAACCTGATTTCACGACTGCCATCAGGACTGCCGAAGCCATCGAGAGTACCTTCGGGAAAGGCAGTGCATCGGCCGTGAATGCCGGATCCATCAAAGCGACGATTCCTCAATCGTTTCAAGGCCGCGTCGTCGAGTATATAGCCTCCATCGAGGGGCTTGATGTGACCGTCGATGCTGTGGCCAAAGTCGTCGTCAATGAGCGGACCGGGACAGTGGTGTTGGGAGAGCATGTGCGGATTTCCACATGCGCGATCTCTCACGGTAATCTCACCATCTCGGTGAAAAACACGTTGAACGTGTCGCAGCCCCTGGCGCCGCTTATCGGCTCCTCGGCGGGACAGACCACCGTCACACCGGATGTGCAGACGGAGGTAAAGGAGCAGGAATCGCGGCTTATGGTGGTGGATGAGACCGTGACATTGGGAGAGGTCGTGCGGGCTCTCAATGCAGTGGGAGTGACGCCGCGCGACCTTGTCGCAATACTCTCAGCCCTCAAGTCATCCGGAGCACTTCAGGCTAATCTTGAAGTAATTTAA
- a CDS encoding FliA/WhiG family RNA polymerase sigma factor yields MSKTASPQERQSLSAQGVRREQLIKEFAHVIRAMAHRLAFRLPAYLDAEDLISVGTIGLMDAMDRYDPTREAKFKTYAEFRIRGAMLDEIRSMDWIPRSVHERIGLLQKTHTALISRLGRPPQDEEVAAELKMSLEELDDFITRARGAVMISVDDLNLHEPDGHKVVKMLVDTHTPDPLSSLVNERERASLAGAIQSLPEKERLVLTLYYYEELTMKEIGELLKVTESRVCQIHTKAIIRLKAHLQKPN; encoded by the coding sequence ATGAGCAAGACAGCCTCGCCACAGGAGCGGCAATCCCTTTCGGCCCAGGGAGTCAGGCGCGAACAACTCATCAAGGAGTTCGCCCATGTCATTCGCGCGATGGCCCACCGGCTGGCCTTCCGACTTCCTGCATACTTGGACGCGGAGGATCTGATCTCGGTCGGCACCATCGGACTCATGGATGCCATGGACAGGTATGATCCGACAAGAGAAGCCAAGTTCAAGACGTATGCGGAGTTCAGAATCCGTGGAGCCATGCTGGATGAGATTCGTTCGATGGATTGGATTCCACGATCGGTTCATGAACGGATCGGCCTGCTCCAAAAGACTCACACAGCGCTCATCAGCCGACTGGGTCGACCGCCACAGGATGAGGAGGTGGCGGCAGAACTGAAGATGTCCCTGGAAGAGCTGGATGATTTCATTACGCGCGCGAGGGGAGCGGTGATGATCAGCGTGGACGATTTAAATCTTCATGAACCGGACGGGCACAAAGTGGTTAAGATGTTGGTCGATACCCACACGCCCGATCCTCTTTCCTCATTGGTCAACGAGCGGGAGCGTGCATCGCTCGCCGGGGCCATTCAATCGTTGCCGGAAAAAGAACGGCTCGTTCTGACGTTGTATTACTACGAGGAGCTCACGATGAAGGAAATCGGGGAGCTGCTGAAAGTCACTGAGTCACGGGTCTGTCAAATCCATACCAAAGCCATCATCAGGCTCAAGGCGCACTTACAAAAACCGAATTGA
- a CDS encoding flagellar hook-basal body protein — protein MNRGIYPILSGALAHERRMQVFANNMANVNTAGFKQDEQAFKSIFPRYHAVIPVGSPTGGLAQQIMARPFGVTERAFVAPHMVKTTFEAGRIRLTGNPLDIAIQGPGFFEVNTPQGIRYSRNGMLSLDRERRLVNGLGYPVMGTKGEIKVPAGKLEITAQGDIKVDDKTVATIKVMEFDKDEMPQKSSDGLFSSGKGKLAKTPQLQVGHIEESNVNSIGEMVKMIQGMRNYESTQKLIQTLDRMAEVAIQDVGRVL, from the coding sequence ATGAATCGAGGTATCTATCCGATCTTGTCCGGAGCACTGGCCCATGAACGGCGGATGCAAGTCTTCGCGAACAATATGGCCAACGTGAATACCGCCGGCTTCAAGCAGGATGAGCAGGCCTTCAAATCCATCTTTCCTCGATACCATGCAGTGATTCCGGTCGGCAGTCCAACTGGAGGATTGGCCCAACAGATCATGGCCAGACCGTTTGGGGTTACGGAACGTGCGTTTGTGGCTCCACACATGGTGAAGACAACGTTCGAAGCGGGTCGGATCAGACTCACAGGCAACCCCTTGGACATTGCGATTCAAGGGCCCGGGTTTTTCGAGGTGAATACTCCACAAGGAATTCGATACAGCCGCAACGGGATGTTGTCGCTCGATCGTGAGCGTCGGTTGGTGAACGGACTCGGCTATCCCGTGATGGGTACCAAGGGCGAGATTAAGGTCCCTGCGGGCAAGTTGGAGATTACGGCGCAAGGCGATATCAAGGTAGACGACAAGACTGTTGCGACGATCAAAGTCATGGAATTCGACAAAGACGAGATGCCGCAAAAATCATCGGATGGCCTATTTTCCTCCGGCAAAGGCAAACTCGCCAAAACTCCACAGCTTCAGGTCGGACATATCGAAGAGTCCAACGTCAATTCCATCGGCGAGATGGTGAAGATGATTCAGGGCATGCGCAACTATGAATCGACGCAAAAGTTGATTCAGACGCTTGATCGGATGGCTGAGGTCGCGATTCAAGACGTAGGGCGGGTGTTATGA
- a CDS encoding rod-binding protein, producing the protein MATRFGHPGLHVNLSKSQDAAEARQQMVQAGRQFEAYFISYLLKVMRETVPESALTNKQGAYFYSFYDEEIGKRAAESGGIGIARMVQEYVQQHLVSSPLEHSSSSG; encoded by the coding sequence TTGGCCACACGCTTTGGTCATCCTGGCCTCCACGTGAATCTCTCAAAATCGCAGGACGCTGCCGAGGCACGTCAACAGATGGTCCAGGCCGGAAGGCAGTTCGAAGCCTATTTTATCTCGTATTTACTGAAGGTGATGAGAGAAACGGTTCCTGAAAGCGCCCTCACCAATAAGCAAGGGGCGTATTTTTACTCATTTTATGACGAGGAGATCGGGAAGCGGGCAGCCGAATCTGGGGGAATAGGCATTGCGAGGATGGTCCAGGAGTATGTGCAACAACATCTTGTGTCATCTCCCCTGGAACACTCAAGTTCTTCAGGGTAG